The following is a genomic window from Hymenobacter chitinivorans DSM 11115.
TCATTGGTACCGGCGGTGGTGTTATTATTCGTTACGCCGCCAAATTCGCCGTAGTTGGGCGTGTTGCTGGCAAACGTATTAGGCTTGGGAGAATTAGGCACGTCAGCCCCGTTTTCGGCGGAATTACCGGCCCGGGCAGCACCTTCACGGTGGTTTTCGGGCATCCGGTTATCGTCCTTGCGAAACTCGCTGAATTCGTCCGGATTATCGTTGCTGCCGTCGTTAGGATGATTTTGCATGGCGGAAAGAAGAGTAGTTAGGGTGGGGGCACCAACGTGGTGCGCTTCCCTGCTGTACGCAGCCGAACCGGATTTGGCTACAGTCGCGGGCAAAATCACGCCGGGAGCCGGCGGCCGGTCCCACCAGCACTACGCATGCGCTGGTCGGCGGGGCAGCGCATCCGCAAAACCGGCCTACTACCTCCCCGCGGCTGCCGGCTGCGTATGCAGCTTGTTTACGTACGCTTTTCCTTTATGAAACCAACCATCACCCACAACGAAGAAGACCAGGCCTTTTACGCCACCGTGCACGGCTACGAGTCGGAACTGGCCTACAGCCTTCCCAGCAATACCGTCATTGACTTTACCCACACCTTCGTCGATGAGAATCTGCGCGGGCAGGGCGTGGGCGAAGCCCTGGCCGTAGCGGGCCTGCAGTACGCCCAGGCCCAGCAACTACGCATCAAAACCAGCTGCGCCTTTATGCAGGCCTACGTGGAGCGCCACCCCGAGTACGAGAGCCTGCGGGCCTAGGCTGGTGCGACCGA
Proteins encoded in this region:
- a CDS encoding GNAT family N-acetyltransferase encodes the protein MKPTITHNEEDQAFYATVHGYESELAYSLPSNTVIDFTHTFVDENLRGQGVGEALAVAGLQYAQAQQLRIKTSCAFMQAYVERHPEYESLRA